The segment atttatttttgtgagggctgtgatactgcccgggtgcccaaactgaagcaggtagttttcttagggggctacaccctgagcctttgacctgaaggtctaacccataagtcagtggagcatcgtgaggagatgcagtcccatggtagccggtgactaacaattggttcatgtgccatttgttccctcaggatactggagcccatgtacactattggtttggaatcagggttttccaactcctctaggtggactttccgtgtccatcaacccggttaaagcgccggacattcgcttttcgtcctctcactttcgtgaacaacaccgccgccacgagaaggcagtgagtaggacttccgtggcagaggctatatacgtgtggtcatgtgagagcatttcgagagggagagcggactcttcggGGAAAATATAATTAAGCGAGCCGATAATAACTAGATTTTACAGAAAACACACAGGAGTAATAACACAACTCGAAATTTATTATTACCAATTGATTTAGAGCGTTCAAAGATAGTACTAAGAGTtgacatgataataataagcgAGGAAGCTTTTGAACCTTGAATATACGAAACTTTCCTACAATGTTATGAAATTCAGATTACAATGGTCATAACCAACCTCCGCATATATAGTGTATACATTAAACCGGTGAAGTACCACGAGATTTTTTGGTAAACCACTAGCAAGTGTCCATGGTAATCAAGAGAGTATCTGTAAAAGTGGAGAAGTCAAAGTTGAATTTGTCAAGCCCTATTCCTCTCTGTTCAAACTTTATGTTAGCCTTGAACTGTCTGTTTATTACAATACGAAGCTCCTAATTGAATTCACTTATGCCCGTTGCTCCGCGCCTAggggcataggccgccaaccaggattctccaacccactctgttctgggcaatcatttccagttgcCACTCACCTCTTAGATGTTCTTCTCCAGTTCCCGATGCAATGTGTTCTCTGACTTGCTTCATAAGGCGGTTGGATGATTTCCACGGTGTATGTCCTATCTACCTCCAACGTATTTCTTCAATTTCTTCAGCTAAAAATCGGTCTGTTTTCTCGCATAttacgttgttgctgatggtagtctcttgtgtagacaactgtctaTAAATAGCTCTACAAGTTTTAGCTCCGTCCAGtcgaactgtcttgacgttcgtattgaagattccgactttgatgttggctgacaattgtttgagttccatattttcttcGACTGTGTGAATGCTGCCCTTCTTTACCAATCCTTGTCTTTACGTTtgcatcgatgatgctgaccagatacgtggaagtttccacctcttccagagctccTCCACCAAGTGTGACTTGGTTAGTGCTCTTCATgttgtatttcaggatcttTGTCTTTTTCTTTacgttgaggcctactgctgctaCGCTGGCTGTCTTCACTTGCATTTGTTAGTGTATAGGGTAGAAGGGCTaagtcatctgcaaagtccgaGTCGTCTAGTTGCATACCAGCTacccattgtattccgtgcttttcCTGAGATATGGATGTTCCCATAATTCAATCGGCCACCAGAAGAAAAAAGgtgagagtagacagccttgtctgacaacGGTCTtaacttggaatgcatctgtcagatgtcctccatggacgactctgcagtgtagtccgtcgtgtgaattccgtatgatattgacgatcTTATCAGGTACACTATGGTGCTCCAAATGGAAGCAATGGTAAATTCACTATTTTGAAATCCCATCGCCGTTTATATAACTTTGTAGTGTACAGTCTCGTGGCGTTATCTGAATGAGTAGCCGAAAACGTCAACTGGGTTCCTACAAATGATGTTTTCACCTTAGACTTATAACTGGGGACACATGTATTTGTACACTATACAGTATAGCCATGTGTTTCTCCTGTAACTTATTCACTCTCGATTACTTAGAACGACTTTGTAGTGTAGACAAAGGGAGAGGTTTGGTTCAATATctacaaaaaacaaataaactgaacCACACAGAAGTGCCACGCAATTTATAGGAAATTTTCGAAATATAGGGTGTGACCCCAAAAGCTCTTACCTTGAACAATTGGCTTTCTGTCAATACTAAGCCATGGTACAAATTAGCGAACGGAGGATTAACTCCATCTTTTAATTGATCTTGAGGAGCTGATTTAGTAGCAGATGTTAAAATATCAGCCACTTCCAGTAAATCTTTGCATAAACTTTGGATACCGAATAATTTTGCTTCATCTATCTGTTTCATCAAACGTTTCCGCATGTTTTCTGACTCGGCGAGTGCCCTTTTATATTTGTCGTCTAAGTTATTATAATTTTCAGTTATTTTCTGCATTTCAGTCTTTAAAGATTCTATTTCTTTATCACTTTCCTTCGGTGTTGACTCCTCAACGGTTTCTGTGCTAAATTTACGATTGAGATGCAATCCAAAGTAGCCTTTTACAACAGAAGTCACAGGGCAACTAGcgtaaaataataaacaaagatgaagaCTTACCGAAACTTTTCCAAGTGTGTTGTATCTAGATGAACACTACGCGAAAATCTAGAGACAATGCTTAGAGCCATAAGCAACTGTTGTAAAAATTAGTTTGCTGTACagataatcaaatatattttgtcaCAGTAACGAGTTCTAtacaaaagtaaataaaataatgcgTTGACGTATGATATAATATACATAATGGCATAAGGTACACTAAGTCCTCTTacaattatttaaacacattggCAATATGTGAACATGCTTACACAATAGCAATTTATTTATGCAGGTTATGTAAAAACAGACGagatcaattaaataaattcacttggtaaccACCGTCTTAATGTACATAATTTTGTTTAGTGTGTTCTAGGTGCTGCCAAATATTAGCTAAGTCAGAACCAAACAAAAGCGAAAGCTCATCATTTTGTTTTGATGAAATATGCTGTGATCCTGATATTGACAGGTCACATGAAGATAATACTGGGTATCTTCTTAAAGATCAGTGTTTACCATGAAAGAGAATCTTTTGATAAGtaacggaaaacctggaagcctgCAGGGTTTCGGTAAATTACATCCTTGATTGTGATTATTCCTTCCAAATTTATGAAGATATTTTCAAAATTCGTGATAGTGGACAAAACTTGGACGAGAAGTCTCTTCTGATGCCGAAGACAAAGAAAGAGTAAACGGGGTGCTATCTGGATGGAAACTTGTGGGAAGTGTATAGCAAGGTATGACTTAAGGCCCTTGGACTTTGTGCTTTAAGATGGTCCAAAAGTTGATGCTTAAAGATTGTCCCCAGTAATAGTTCATCAATGTACACTAGTAACCGTAATTATCACTACGTTTCCTGTAACAGTCACTTTAGAGAAACTTTGACGATGATGTGTGTAAGACTTCATACTCCATCTGAGTTAGACCATATCTGGAATATTGTATTCTAGCGGCTAATACATGTCTCATTACTGAAATCGTTTTGACGTGTTTACTAAATGCTAGCTTACACACTCGACTTTCAGCCACAATGCAAGAGAACTAGTGAAACTCCTCAAAACCTATAACATATAAACTAGACGCCAATTGTCAGACAACTCCCTTTTAAAGTGCTTTTAAATTGTAAGTACTATGTTAAACACAGAACTTTCCGATCTTTTCCATGAAAACTAGTCTGATCCGAACACCCATAATCCTTCTGCTCGGTCCACGATAACTTATTCCAGACGCTAGTACAGAAATGTCCAGAAAGCGCGGTCAGAATAACCCAGACTGCTTGTTTTCCCAGTTGGAAGATTAGAAAGGTATGTTTGAATAATCTGCTCTAACAATGGACGCGTTCAGAAGACCGAGTGTTCGCATAGATAATTGACACTTCTGAATACCATGGAATGGCAGAGCATAGGGAGGAATTGCTCTcctcgaaatgctcccacacGGCCACTGCCCAGAAAGTTCTATACAGTGGCTTTTCGTGGTGACGGACGCAAAGCGAGTGCTTGGCAGTTAAAATGTGTTGTTGAGCATGAAGGACCCATCTagtagtggagttggaaaactctgatttcaaGACTGTGGTACACATGGCCCCCACAATCCTGAGCGAACAAATGGCACATAACCTAtttttggtcaccggctacaatggaactgcatctcctaactTTGCTTAATTGCCTTATGGGTTAGATTTCTGGATTAAAGGCTTAGGAAGTGACccactaggaaaaccacctgtttcagttctGGCATTCGAGAAGCGTTCTAGTCTACACACattttgtggcgcatatttacTTTGGTGCCTTTTTGTACCTATGCTTGTGTTTAAATAGTAAAGTAGATGACCGACCTATCTACTATCTTTGTTGAAGAAGTTAGGTTGTATTCTGAGTCTGTGAAGTTTGACTCTTTAACGCCTAACATCATTGTTCAGCTCTAGATGTTACTTTAACATTGTGAAGTAGGTAATATAATATACTTTTTAAGTAAAGaaacaatttaaataaaaatgattctgAAAAGTTATGGAAAGCCTGGCCAATAACCAAGTGAAGTTTATGGAGCGAAATGGAAGCATTAAAGAGAGATAGGATGGCTTCAGGAAAGGTAGGTTGTGAAGTTTGAATATCTTGATAGTGTAGGATAGCTTGACAAACTGGTGAGATCGGAAAGTTGGTTTATACCGCTTATTGATTTTGACAACTCATTTGACATCATGTCACCAAGTTTCCTGACTACTAGGGTAATGGTGTGGGTCTTAATGACCACTTCTATCCTGGATGTGAAGGAATTTTTATACCAAGGTCGAGTGTGTCCAAGCTTTAGTGCCGATATCTAGTGTACAGCATGAAGCCATCCTAGGTTATAACCTTTTCTGCATATTAATCAGTGATAATTCATTACTTAGTCCGCTGGTACACCACTACGCGCAAAATTGTAAACAAGCGTCAGATGCGAGGACCCCGGGAGAGCTGCAAGATTTAAGGTTACTGTTGTGAACAAAAGCAAGTAGTTTAACATTTAAACAGCAAGTGTTAGGCCTTGCTCTTTCGAAACTTGGAGAGAAACAAGCTCACCGTTCCTTTCGAAATCACAGCttattttttaagaaaaacgGAGGCAGCGTAAACTAGTTCGAAGTGTCTGTAAAATATTACTACATCCTTTACTCTTTTTTGTTAGAGTATCATGTAAGTACATAAGGATTAGTCTATTTGGAACACTATGAAAATCACTTCCAATTTTTATCTTTTAATACTTCTGCGACTGAATTTCTGGATAATTTTCTAACCGAGATTCTGCCTAGTGACATGACAAACAGTTATACTAACCCTGATGTGCTAGCACAAATTTACCTGCTCTTAAACTATGGCAACCTCTAACTGTCAGACTCTTTAGGACTAAAACAACCAAGTAACCAAACAAATCTTACGGATGGACCAAGGTCTCTAACGATCGCTCAAAGTTAAGGAGGGATAGGAGAGAAGTAGGTCAACTTAAACCAGCTCTTCGTGATAACAACAGAAATTGCTACTAATGAAACAATTTGTAGTAATAACATTGAGACTACAAACCCTATGAGAAGCAGTGTTACATTAATTTCGTTGTTTGGAAACGAAGTTACTGAATAAATTTAAGAGATCCACCAGTGACTAGCCACTAGTTATTTTTGTGTGGATAACTGAGTGTAATGCTACAGTGTTAGCTTTATAGTCTCAGTTGTTGTCACGTAAACATTCAGAAGTTTGCATTTGGTATACTAAAATTTATAAGTATGGTTTCTGATAGCATCATTCACATGCGTTAACCAACTTGGATTTCCTTGGAGTTCAGCTATAACGTTTAGCCTTTGGTAGATTTATGAATGGTTTAAAGTTACGCAGAGTGTTGAGTAGGCGAGGGTACCTGACAGCAATAGTGAAATTAAGACGATTTGATAAGCAAGATCAGAAGTTAACAGAGCAAGGTTACAAACCCGTTACAACGCAACAGTTTAATAATAGCGGTAATCAGCTCTCAACTGGCCTTCAAATTCACATTATTGTTTTCAGCCCAAGTGCGGTCATTCGTTTTGTAACATTAAGGTTGTTGAACAAAATATCACAACATGGCCATGAAGTCGTTAGTTTTGTCATATTAGTATTTCCATGAGAAAGAGGAGTACAGGAAGAGGTTcagataaatatatgtataaataaatgATCGGAGCTGCAAAAATGAAAGCAATATAAGGACACGATTATAAGAAGGGGTAAAAGGTGCTTGAGAGGTTGCTGTGTGTGATTAATTCTTGCTACATTAATTCATTCACCATCTTAATTTGCAGGTTGAAGTTCAGGCACATAGAAAGACTGTTGTTTTTATTCACTACGCTGAAGAATCAACGATATTTAGGGGGTTTCTGATAACTAGGTCTCTTAATGAAGTCTCTTAATTGTCTAATGGATAGTTCAGGAGTCAGTGATTCCTGGATTGGGGTATCTGCTTTCGGGTCACGTTAGTTTGTTGGGATGATTTAGTATGCTTAGTATGTTATAACACTTTGTTATGCTGACCATCATTTTTCTTCTGTGAAGCGAGAACACATTCGTCACGAAAAGGTCGGTATCGTATTGTCTCTCCTCCATTTAGGTAGTTTCGTACTCTGAAGACGATCTCACTTTTTACTGTTGATTCCTTAGATGTGAAGACCGGTCTAGTTAAAAAATATCCTGTCATTTTCTGATCAACTGAGGTTGTTGTCCGAATTGCAAGCAGAATAATTCAGGATTCGTGATAAAGACATACAACAAAAAAACCGTGATTTACATTACCGCCAACCTGATATCGAAGTACAggaaccttgtgaaggctctttactcgaacactaccagtcgagtcagagcttatggccaCCTGTAATATGATCtagcaacctcaagtggtgtccggctGGACTgttcactatctccatttttgttcaacttcatcatagacctactgctagAAATAACgcactcgtcgactgaattttcgggCGTTTTCTCCTACCAGAAGGTCCATTTGTCGAGttggaatacgcagatgatataatcccgtttggtgaagatgctggtAAGATGTAGAGTCTTTTGGTAGCGCTGAGTAACAATGTCAAGATGTTTGAGATACGTTTATCCTCCTTCAAACGCAAATTGTCGCTGCAGAGCtggcctgtgtcaacacctgaactaaggatagggagtgaagtagtcgaacacgtcgacaacttcacttatcttggaagtgtCTGATCAATCACGATGGTATTgttgtctgacgaaatctctacaCAGACTCataaagctcgtttggcttttcccaacttacgtcacctgtgGTGAGGgccagatatccgtctaccaattaAGAAACGAGTGTACTGTTGAGTAAttcactctgttctactttacggctgcaaaaCGTGGTCTTCAAGGGTAGAAGATACTcacaagttactagtatttggtcATAGATGTCTTGGAAATATTGGTCTCATCTGCTGAgatcatcgggtaagtaatagtgaggttagatgcagggtaaTCGGGAATGATGGTaggtcagttgatgaggttgtgaatcttcataaaCTGAGacggttgggccacgtgttacgtatatctgaacaccgattactgCGACGCGCTACGCTGACTAGTACATGGGATGGCTGGAAGAGAGTTAAGGGCGGCCAagtcaaaacgtggcatcactccttgaagtcactaacttctagtctgagccatgttggtagatgcagactacttggttggggtccgcgtgactatcgtaatcaatggttggagactggtTGACacggctcagaatcaatcacaatggcgtaggtgtatacatttTTTATCTTCCCTTGAATAGTGGTATTAAAATTGCTCTATATCTTCCTAGCAAccaattctttcttcctgtactatatctttatatacagtCCTTTTATATaatactaccattgaagtaactactataAATTCgttgttcatcttattgtggtagtgaggtatggaaacttggaccgatgcatatttgTGCCTGGTCATACGTTGCAGATGACCGAGTGATTGATGATCCGCCATCAAAAATTATTGTCATTTGAGGTTCCGTTATAACTTTTGACCGCCTGGATGTCCTGTAaatgtataacgtgatgatatcgccaattagagagcagtgaattatcgatcggatcagTGACACACGagacccgtacgagcagtctaaagTACTTGTCGGTcatgctttctgcctagcccagccagtttaTTCCAGgataccaataacagcctctgcggtatgaatcattatatttcaagcatactgggtttatatgccaaacagacaggccacatcgtaccataaaatagaatataacatttgtacaagatttagccaaatgtggctatgaatagggGAGATATTAAACGATAGACGgggcataattcaagaatggtaaatcataaaacaatagttcataagtcaaagTAAAGCTCATAATAATGGCAACATGAATATGGATAGTTCccgttatttagcaattatacgacaTAAAATAtttgcatagtattggttcatacatggatcccaaagttaccattcactattgttatcggggcaTAGCACCCCCCTTTATGAAAGATCAGGAGTTTATATCCGGATCCTAATTTTCCCGAATTTATCCCTCCTCCCGACGAAAAAGCCTTGTATCATAATATTCCGAAGTTGCATTTAATGTGACTCTATTTACAACATATTTCCCGCATTCAATAGAGAATCTGTTAGAACTGAATGGATGGTGAGGATTACCATTATTACCACTCACTATTGTTACCGGAACATAACAGGTTCACATTTGCTAATATGTAATAGGCACTGGAGCTCTACGGACCCTGGGTTCTGAGTTTCGAATCGTCTCAGCGTAAACCTATTCTTAATATGGCGCTAAACAAGTTGCCATTATCCTTAATTTTCCTGCCACGACCAGTTCTGGAACACGGTGTACTGAATTTATGAGCACTTGGGACCTTGAAAACGATCCTTCATTTTGATCAAAGGTCAAAGGTAAATGCCCTTCAAATCATTGTTAATGGAGTATGAGTACCCGACCAGATTGAATGCTGTCAGCTTACTTCTTACTTAATTTGGCTAGTACAGTAAATTGGGCGTACCTTGAAGTTAACGCGTTCTGACAACGTAAATAATATTATAAGAAACTTCAACTAAGGTGAAACCTATAATGGTTTCTCTCTATTAAGTCGACAAATAGTAAAGCACTGGAGTTGGCACAGTATGCATTTGAAAAACACTTTTCGTACCCGGTGCTAAACTATGTCGACAAACTAGTTGActctgaagataccaccagtattgtagtttgacaactattaaccagtaacaccttctatattcgaatcgtCCCCCAACCAGTTAAGATCAGAAGCGAAAagattggaaagatatatttgatgctttatcaatatatcgaggagcgGTTGATCTATTCTGGCTAGTGAACATAGGAGATGTTTACCACGctgtgctgtaacgtgatctggtacggattcatgaccgaacgcctttagctaaacgagtccactaaaactaatgtggtcaacatccaatgtcgaacacttagaaagctattgattttggggaattatttacagctacaactcATTAGGGCGTCAGGTTACCTAGAGATATGTTAGAAATCTCGGTACAATAAGATTTTGAAGGCGATATACGTGGTCTATAGCACAACGTTTTGCTAGGATTAAAAGTGATAGATGTTCTAGCTCAATTTCAACGCTTTTTTGACTGTTGAGAGCGATTACATCGGAGTTTCTCAGAGAGACATTGAGATCACATATTGCTAAGGTACCACTACCAGTCGCTTAACGCATTTAGGAAGACACAGGGAAAGCAGTGTTATGGAGCTTACAAAAGTTTCAGGGTAGCGGGAAATTAGTAAGTTGCCGTGTATTTAAACAAGTAAAATACCTTTGTCCTTAATTATTTTTGAGTGCTGTTATACACTGACTCATAAATAGCAAGATGAGTGAAAATAATACATGAACCAGTTCTCAATCCATGTTAACGAGAGCAAATAAAGAGTACGAACTACATGAGTTAATTCTTGTACCTTTTATTTGAATCTGGACTGTTTTAGATCAGTGTTCTTCATTCGATGTCAAAGCTGTTCAGTGAATTCTAGGACTGCACAAACACTTAATCTAACATAATATCTTAccacaataataagttatttattcattaatttactttgttttattttatttttatcactcattttgctatacatacatagttgtttattcttgttctgtgttcATAAACACGCTTATTAAGCTATTTATGTATttcgcgtctcctttatttctatttccttagtttctccctttccttcaaaatcaattcaaaattcttgtcGAGTACACAGGACCtggtttattattactattctatcattaatattttattttccttttctctcctttctcaaacatggcaaatgtaatgctaacattattgaaacttgtgtattattgcatttttgaagaaactcgaaatggtttcttcacaacacttatgtatccataatatgtttgtgaataataataataattatattattattgcacAGTCATTCAGGACTCAGACAGAAACTGAAATCTTCATGAGCTAAATACAAATCGCaaataagcagagatagatggcggctaacagtgaaattcgGAACGCGCATTTTGTCtgatttggggctcgtcagttggatgtgcctgcattcGGAAGTTGTCGTTCTCTTCAGcaccgttctcttcaaacgccatcgtgttaccCACTTACCTCCTGGGAATATTCAAATAACTATTGTAAAAATGAGAGGAAGCGCAAATGTTTCATCATTACAAATATTCGAAAATTATGGGGATGTGTGATAAAGATAAGTGCAGTTGGAATAACAAGCTAATAATTTCCAGTTTAGGCGTTTCACATCAATGAACTCAAGCGTTCCAGAGAATACAAAAGGGAATGATGAACCCTAAAAGTAAGACATGTAAAGTAAAACAGGCCATTAAGAAAATTATACCACTCAGCAAGAAGGTAACGGACTAAGTGAACAAGACCAAAGCTCCATAAGAAATAGTAGAAATTGATCGGATAGGTTTGCTGGATTCACTTCCAAGTCCATATCATTAAGCAATATTATTGGTTGAAAGCCTGATTCTCTAATTTTTTGTGGTGTCTGAAGGGATGAATGCTCattgaaataaaagaaaagttAAACAGTTAACAGTAAGCTTGGAAATAACGTTATAAtgtgatgatttgaagtatttgaattatagcacaaactagtaatcccacagacaacgcaatttaaccaagaagtactagatgaacacgaacgaatgtattgtatttggaattcgaaatcaagtagtcatcaagtacaaaggaatcattagctcatataaacaccacacaTATACACTGTGTTATTTACTTTAAGGTAGAAGCATTTTCGTGGTAGTGATCTTACGTGTAGAAAGAACTTTAGTGTACTCTACAAAGTACCTGTATAAAGTTCTCTAGGCCCTCGACAAAGGGATCCGTGACGTTTCGAAAGTTAAACGATGATTGATATCATTGGTGTCGTGTAAACAGACGTACATCACACTGGCAAACAGGACGTTCCTAAAAACTGGGAATGAGAGCTCGGGACAGAGTTCGATGCAGAGTGCTGGTGGATgactatgctcctccatgaggggtgacaggtgtaagtaagtaactatttAAGCACTTCAGCCTCATATTACTTCGATAAACCCAACATAGATTATGTTATTGAACGGAACATTTACTTTAGTATTTATGCTAATGAACTCAAAACACTGCACTGAACTGTATATTAAAGAAATAACTTTTTGATCATATTATCTCTAATCTAACAAGTGATGATGAAGAAAACCCTCTTTCGAATTCGGCATTTCCAGAACTTACCATCACCTTATAGTCACATGATCGTCAGACAATGGTTTTCAGatgctgaaatattttttttattagtatTTTGTGCCACAGCCAAGTCATCAAGTTATATGAGATCAGTAAAGTGTTGGAACTTTTAGGCCACACTTTTTCTTAGTTCACTAAGCGTTTGTAAGAATTTAGATCGACCAAAACGACTCGTAACCTTTGTTTTCGTGAAATCCCTCGTTTCATATGAATATGACAATGTTCTATAATCAAGTCCATCATCATAAAAACACTAGATTTTTCCACTAGAATAATGACTCGTGTATGTTTGGGATAGGCCACCAATCAGCCATCGTTCGGTTGCTTAGTGTCCCGCAATCATTTTGTAGTCTTGTTTTTCAGAAACTTGTTTTAGGGCTATGGTTATCGGAAATCACTCTGAAGTTCTGGGTGAATGTATGATACACAGCTTTGTAAGTTCGTCAATTCATATGAACATTTGTAATCGTTTGGAGTCTTGTCGACAGTGGTAGGACCTAAGTAGTGATCTGTAAGTCCATACCACTTAGTATCCACCGAAAATTGACGAAGTTAATGAACGTTCatgataaatatttcaaaaaagtGTCTTGGTTCTCATGAGCCCCTGGGAAAATGAGAACGAATAGTTGAAATGATACATCATAGCGCAAATTAAATTATGCGTAACTTCTTAGAGCGATTTATGGATTGATGCTATACAtacattcttattgtataactatttagtaactagattatgtatgtTCATATTtctctcattataagctttattttgacctatagactattattatacgatttacaatTTTTCAGTTATtcccagtttattaattacagtcttcAACAATCAtagccactttttggcttgatcctgTACAAATACGATTTTTTactttatggtatgatgtggtctggcTGGCTTTTGTATAAATCaggtatgcttgaaataaattattcgcaTAGTGGtagctga is part of the Schistosoma mansoni strain Puerto Rico chromosome 1, complete genome genome and harbors:
- a CDS encoding putative grpe protein, whose amino-acid sequence is MALSIVSRFSRSVHLDTTHLEKFRCPVTSVVKGYFGLHLNRKFSTETVEESTPKESDKEIESLKTEMQKITENYNNLDDKYKRALAESENMRKRLMKQIDEAKLFGIQSLCKDLLEVADILTSATKSAPQDQLKDGVNPPFANLYHGLVLTESQLFKVFSRHNLVQISPEVGEHFDPNIHEAVFQAPLEAGKEKNTVAVVTKVGYQLHGRPLRPAFVGVFGP